The following proteins are encoded in a genomic region of Actinomadura sp. NAK00032:
- a CDS encoding adenylate kinase, whose product MRIVLVGPPGAGKGTQAQFIASHLSVPKISTGDIFRANVSGGTELGLQAKQYMDRGDLVPDEVTIAMVRDRLGEEDARDGFLLDGFPRNVPQAETLKKILAEWDARLDIVLELVVDEDEVVRRLSGRRTCDRCGRIWHVDFDDKQDDVCDDCGGHLFQRDDDKEEVVMHRLEVYRHDTSPLVQFYADENILVGIDATGPVEEVTKRALAALRPLEK is encoded by the coding sequence GTGCGTATCGTGCTGGTGGGCCCCCCGGGAGCGGGCAAGGGGACGCAGGCCCAGTTCATCGCATCTCATCTGTCGGTCCCGAAGATCTCGACAGGTGACATCTTCCGCGCCAACGTCAGCGGCGGGACCGAACTCGGCCTGCAGGCCAAGCAGTACATGGACCGCGGCGACCTCGTCCCCGACGAGGTCACGATCGCGATGGTGCGCGACCGGCTGGGCGAGGAGGACGCCCGCGACGGGTTCCTGCTGGACGGGTTCCCGCGCAACGTCCCGCAGGCGGAGACGCTCAAGAAGATCCTCGCCGAGTGGGACGCGCGCCTCGACATCGTGCTGGAGCTCGTCGTCGACGAGGACGAGGTCGTCCGGCGGCTGTCGGGCCGGCGCACCTGCGACCGGTGCGGCCGGATCTGGCACGTCGACTTCGACGACAAGCAGGACGACGTCTGCGACGACTGCGGCGGCCACCTGTTCCAGCGGGACGACGACAAGGAAGAGGTCGTCATGCACCGCCTGGAGGTGTACCGGCACGACACGTCGCCGCTGGTGCAGTTCTACGCCGACGAGAACATCCTGGTCGGCATCGACGCGACGGGCCCGGTCGAAGAGGTCACGAAGCGCGCTCTGGCCGCGCTGCGCCCGCTGGAGAAGTGA
- the secY gene encoding preprotein translocase subunit SecY: MLTAFARAFRTPDLRKKLLFTLFMILVFRIGSILPTPNVNVKVLKDTADAAKESNQLYGLVDLFSGGALLKLSIFALGIMPYITASIILQLLVVVIPRLEALKKEGQAGTTKITQYTRYLTVGLAILQATGIVAMASTGQLFQGVSGSGDILYETGVFPIITMVICMVAGTTVIMWLGELMTDRGVGNGMSVLIFTQVVAVFPGQFWGIYKAKNGFVFAIVILVGLAIMAGVVFVEQAQRRIPVQYAKRMVGRRMYGGTSTYIPLKVNQAGIIPIIFASSLLYLPILATQLWPNTKWLQKVQPYLQQDNAWHMGFYFVLIIFFTYFYVAITFNPTEVADNMKKYGGFIPGIRPGRPTAEYLDFVLTRITAPGALYLGLVSLIPMVAFALLNATQDFPFGGASILIVVGVGLDTVKQIESQLQQRNYEGFLR; encoded by the coding sequence GTGCTGACCGCGTTCGCTCGGGCTTTCCGTACGCCTGACCTGCGTAAAAAACTTCTGTTCACGTTGTTCATGATCTTGGTGTTCCGGATCGGTTCGATCCTGCCGACGCCGAACGTGAACGTGAAGGTGCTGAAGGACACCGCGGACGCGGCCAAGGAGAGCAACCAGCTCTACGGTCTCGTCGACCTGTTCAGCGGCGGCGCGCTGCTGAAGCTGTCGATCTTCGCGCTGGGCATCATGCCGTACATCACGGCGAGCATCATCCTGCAGCTGCTGGTGGTGGTGATTCCGCGGCTGGAGGCCCTCAAGAAGGAGGGCCAGGCCGGCACGACGAAGATCACACAGTACACCCGCTACCTGACGGTGGGGCTGGCGATCCTGCAGGCCACCGGCATCGTGGCGATGGCGAGCACCGGGCAGCTGTTCCAGGGCGTGTCCGGCAGTGGCGACATCCTCTACGAGACCGGCGTCTTCCCGATCATCACGATGGTGATCTGCATGGTGGCGGGCACCACGGTCATCATGTGGCTGGGCGAGCTGATGACCGACCGCGGCGTCGGCAACGGCATGTCCGTCCTGATCTTCACCCAGGTCGTGGCCGTCTTCCCCGGCCAGTTCTGGGGCATCTACAAGGCCAAGAACGGCTTCGTCTTCGCGATCGTGATCCTGGTCGGCCTCGCCATCATGGCGGGCGTCGTGTTCGTCGAGCAGGCGCAGCGGCGGATCCCCGTCCAGTACGCCAAGCGCATGGTGGGCCGGCGCATGTACGGCGGGACGTCGACCTACATCCCGCTGAAGGTGAACCAGGCCGGCATCATCCCGATCATCTTCGCGTCCTCGCTGCTGTACCTGCCGATCCTGGCGACGCAGCTGTGGCCCAACACCAAGTGGCTGCAGAAGGTCCAGCCCTACCTGCAGCAGGACAACGCCTGGCACATGGGCTTCTACTTCGTCTTGATCATCTTCTTCACCTACTTCTACGTGGCGATTACGTTCAACCCCACTGAAGTGGCCGACAACATGAAGAAGTATGGTGGATTCATCCCAGGTATCCGTCCTGGTCGGCCGACCGCCGAATACCTCGACTTCGTGCTGACCCGGATCACCGCGCCGGGTGCGCTGTACCTGGGGCTCGTGTCCCTGATCCCCATGGTGGCGTTCGCACTCCTGAACGCGACCCAGGACTTCCCCTTCGGTGGCGCGAGCATCCTCATCGTCGTCGGCGTCGGACTGGATACCGTGAAGCAGATCGAGAGTCAGCTGCAGCAGCGCAACTACGAGGGCTTCCTCCGGTAG
- the rplO gene encoding 50S ribosomal protein L15: MAADLGKDTSEGTPLKVHDLRPAPGANKAKTRKGRGEASKGKTAGRGTKGTKARSTVPVGFEGGQMPLIRRVPKLKGFKNPNRVEFQVVNLDKLAALYPEGGEVTAEDLAAKGAVRGGRPVKVLGTGEISVAVQVKAHAFSGTAKEKIAAAGGSTDEL; encoded by the coding sequence ATGGCGGCTGATCTCGGTAAGGACACCTCCGAGGGAACCCCGCTCAAGGTCCACGACCTGCGTCCGGCCCCCGGCGCCAACAAGGCCAAGACCCGCAAGGGCCGCGGCGAGGCGTCCAAGGGCAAGACCGCGGGCCGCGGCACCAAGGGCACCAAGGCCCGCAGCACCGTCCCCGTCGGGTTCGAGGGCGGCCAGATGCCGCTCATCCGCCGGGTGCCGAAGCTGAAGGGCTTCAAGAACCCGAACCGGGTCGAGTTCCAGGTCGTGAACCTGGACAAGCTCGCCGCGCTCTACCCCGAGGGCGGCGAGGTCACGGCGGAGGACCTGGCGGCCAAGGGCGCGGTGCGCGGCGGCCGTCCGGTCAAGGTCCTCGGCACCGGCGAGATCTCCGTCGCGGTCCAGGTGAAGGCGCACGCCTTCTCCGGCACCGCCAAGGAGAAGATCGCCGCCGCCGGTGGGTCCACCGACGAGCTGTAA
- the rpmD gene encoding 50S ribosomal protein L30: MTNLKITQTKSVISEKQNQRDTLRTLGLKKIGQSVVREDRPEVLGMIRTVAHLVAVEEVD, from the coding sequence ATGACGAACCTGAAGATCACGCAGACCAAGTCCGTGATCAGCGAGAAGCAGAACCAGCGTGACACGCTGCGCACCCTCGGCCTGAAGAAGATCGGGCAGAGCGTGGTCCGCGAGGACCGCCCCGAGGTGCTCGGCATGATCCGGACGGTGGCGCACCTGGTCGCCGTCGAGGAGGTCGACTGA
- the rpsE gene encoding 30S ribosomal protein S5, whose translation MMAAQRRGGGQGGDRRDRRDDRRGGADKGQSYIEKVVAINRVAKVVKGGRRFSFTALVIVGDGNGTVGVGYGKAKEVPAAIAKGVEEAKKHFFKVPRIQGTIPHLVQARDAAGEVLLRPASPGTGVIAGGPVRAVLEAAGIHDVLSKSLGSDNAINIVHATIAGLKALKRPEEIAAKRGLPIEDVAPAAMLRARAAGSEPRAEAASS comes from the coding sequence CTGATGGCAGCGCAGAGGCGTGGCGGCGGTCAGGGTGGCGACCGTCGCGACCGCCGCGACGACCGCCGCGGTGGCGCCGACAAGGGCCAGTCGTACATCGAGAAGGTCGTGGCGATCAACCGTGTCGCCAAGGTCGTCAAGGGCGGGCGTCGCTTCAGCTTCACCGCCCTGGTGATCGTCGGTGACGGCAACGGCACCGTCGGCGTCGGCTACGGCAAGGCCAAGGAGGTGCCCGCGGCGATCGCCAAGGGCGTCGAAGAGGCCAAGAAGCACTTCTTCAAGGTGCCGCGGATCCAGGGCACCATCCCGCACCTGGTGCAGGCGCGGGACGCGGCGGGCGAGGTCCTGCTGCGTCCGGCCAGCCCCGGTACCGGCGTCATCGCCGGTGGTCCGGTGCGCGCCGTCCTGGAGGCCGCCGGCATCCACGACGTGCTGAGCAAGTCGCTGGGCAGCGACAACGCCATCAACATCGTGCACGCCACGATCGCGGGGCTGAAGGCGCTGAAGCGTCCGGAGGAGATCGCGGCCAAGCGCGGCCTGCCGATCGAGGACGTCGCCCCGGCGGCCATGCTGCGCGCCCGCGCGGCGGGCAGCGAGCCCAGGGCGGAGGCCGCGTCGTCATGA
- the rplR gene encoding 50S ribosomal protein L18 has translation MAGTKTLAAKATSARAKSRKRRHLRVRKKVVGSAARPRLVVTRSSRHVFVQVIDDDKGHTLASASTMEADLRADSGDKTAKSRKVGELVARRAQDAGVHSVVFDRGGHKYHGRIAAVADGAREGGLEL, from the coding sequence ATGGCAGGCACCAAGACCCTGGCCGCGAAGGCCACGTCGGCGCGGGCCAAGTCCCGCAAGCGCCGGCACCTGCGGGTCCGGAAGAAGGTCGTGGGCAGCGCCGCGCGGCCTCGCCTGGTCGTGACCCGCTCCAGCCGGCACGTGTTCGTCCAGGTCATCGACGACGACAAGGGCCACACGCTGGCCAGCGCGTCGACGATGGAGGCCGACCTGCGCGCCGACTCCGGCGACAAGACGGCCAAGTCCCGCAAGGTCGGCGAGCTCGTCGCCCGCCGGGCCCAGGACGCCGGCGTCCACTCGGTCGTGTTCGACCGCGGTGGGCACAAGTACCACGGCCGCATCGCCGCTGTAGCGGACGGTGCGCGCGAGGGGGGCCTGGAGCTCTGA
- the rplF gene encoding 50S ribosomal protein L6, with protein sequence MSRIGRLPITVPSGVEVSLDGREVTVKGPKGTLSHTVAEPIEVSQEDGTIVVTRPNDVNKVRGLHGLTRTLINNMVVGVTDGYKKTLVIQGVGYRVVAKGQNVEFSLGYSHPIPFEAPDGIKFTVERPTQLTVEGIDKQLVGEIAARIRKLRKPDPYKGKGVRYEGEQIRRKVGKAGK encoded by the coding sequence ATGTCTCGTATTGGACGTCTTCCCATCACCGTGCCCAGCGGTGTCGAGGTGAGCCTCGACGGCCGGGAGGTCACCGTCAAGGGGCCGAAGGGCACGCTGTCGCACACCGTCGCCGAGCCCATCGAGGTCAGCCAGGAGGACGGCACGATCGTCGTCACCCGGCCGAACGATGTGAACAAGGTGCGCGGGCTGCACGGGCTCACGCGGACGCTGATCAACAACATGGTCGTCGGGGTGACCGACGGCTACAAGAAGACCCTGGTCATCCAGGGCGTCGGCTACCGGGTGGTGGCCAAGGGGCAGAACGTCGAGTTCTCCCTCGGCTACAGCCACCCGATCCCGTTCGAGGCCCCGGACGGCATCAAGTTCACGGTCGAGCGGCCGACGCAGCTGACCGTCGAGGGCATCGACAAGCAGCTTGTCGGCGAGATCGCCGCCCGCATCCGCAAGCTGCGCAAGCCCGACCCGTACAAGGGCAAGGGCGTGCGCTACGAAGGTGAGCAGATCCGCCGCAAGGTCGGAAAGGCTGGTAAGTAG
- the rpsH gene encoding 30S ribosomal protein S8: protein MTMTDPIADMLTRLRNANSAYHDSVAMPYSKIKAHIAEILQQEGYISGWNVQDAKVGKELLIELKFGPTRERSIAGIKRVSKPGLRVYAKKDNLPRVLGGLGVAIISTSSGLMTDRQAGKRGVGGEVLAYVW, encoded by the coding sequence ATGACGATGACCGACCCGATCGCAGACATGCTGACGCGTCTGCGCAACGCGAATTCGGCGTACCACGACTCAGTGGCGATGCCGTACTCGAAGATCAAGGCGCACATCGCCGAGATCCTCCAGCAGGAGGGCTACATCTCGGGCTGGAACGTGCAGGACGCCAAGGTGGGCAAGGAGCTCCTGATCGAGCTCAAGTTCGGCCCGACCCGGGAGCGTTCGATCGCCGGCATCAAGCGCGTCTCGAAGCCGGGTCTGCGCGTGTACGCGAAGAAGGACAACCTGCCGAGGGTCCTGGGCGGACTGGGCGTCGCGATCATCTCGACGTCCTCCGGCCTGATGACCGACCGTCAGGCGGGCAAGCGCGGCGTGGGCGGGGAAGTCCTCGCCTACGTCTGGTGA
- a CDS encoding type Z 30S ribosomal protein S14 has product MAKKSLIAKAARKPKFEVRAYTRCSRCGRPRSVYRKFGLCRVCFREMAHRGELPGITKSSW; this is encoded by the coding sequence ATGGCGAAGAAGTCGCTGATCGCCAAGGCGGCGCGGAAGCCGAAGTTCGAGGTGCGCGCGTACACTCGTTGCTCGCGCTGCGGGCGTCCGCGCTCCGTCTACCGGAAGTTCGGCCTCTGCCGGGTGTGCTTCCGGGAGATGGCCCACCGCGGCGAGCTGCCCGGCATCACGAAGTCCAGCTGGTGA
- the rplE gene encoding 50S ribosomal protein L5, translating into MTETVTERPVPTPRLKVRYREEIAGQMREQFGYANVMQIPTLTKIVVNMGVGDAAKDAKLIEGAIRDLSLITGQKPAVNRARKSIAQFKLREGMPIGAHATLRGDRMWEFLDRLLATALPRIRDFRGLSPKQFDGNGNYTFGLTEQVMFHEVDPDKVDRQRGMDITVVTSAKTDDEGRALLKLLGFPFKEA; encoded by the coding sequence ATGACCGAGACCGTCACCGAGCGTCCCGTGCCGACGCCGAGGCTCAAGGTCCGCTACCGCGAGGAGATCGCGGGGCAGATGCGCGAGCAGTTCGGCTACGCCAACGTCATGCAGATCCCCACGCTGACCAAGATCGTGGTCAACATGGGCGTCGGCGACGCGGCCAAGGACGCCAAGCTGATCGAGGGCGCGATCCGCGACCTGTCGCTGATCACCGGCCAGAAGCCGGCGGTCAACCGGGCCCGCAAGTCCATCGCGCAGTTCAAGCTGCGCGAGGGCATGCCGATCGGCGCGCACGCCACGCTGCGCGGCGACCGCATGTGGGAGTTCCTGGACCGGCTGCTCGCCACCGCGCTGCCCCGCATCCGCGACTTCCGCGGCCTGTCGCCGAAGCAGTTCGACGGCAACGGCAACTACACCTTCGGGCTGACCGAGCAGGTCATGTTCCACGAGGTTGACCCGGACAAGGTCGACCGGCAGCGGGGCATGGACATCACGGTCGTGACCAGCGCGAAGACCGACGACGAGGGCCGGGCGCTGCTCAAGCTCCTGGGCTTCCCCTTCAAGGAAGCCTGA